From Hoplias malabaricus isolate fHopMal1 chromosome 11, fHopMal1.hap1, whole genome shotgun sequence, a single genomic window includes:
- the LOC136709349 gene encoding NAD(P)(+)--arginine ADP-ribosyltransferase 2-like — protein sequence MDKYLRSIDDEFKGCKSKIYQRIKSGNLEQELQNNLSFRTAWEDTKYELYLADKKNYQLTNDDLRKIAVRAYTLNTYRQLNNKMRYGLCDYRTDFGLTSLHFLITDAIQTLNPQGKCETTYRFSRDHFKIKSKFVRFGSFTSSTRDPTLGSEFGRETCFVITTCHGAHIAPISAYPKEDEVLIPPYERFIKKPLPVGFRKHNEHLKDCGTILKLESVGKVSKMKCDLVKFKPKYPICNL from the coding sequence ATGGATAAATATCTAAGATCCATCGATGATGAATTTAAAGGCTGCAAATCAAAAATATATCAGCGGATTAAATCTGGAAACCTGGAGCAGGAGCTGCAGAACAATTTGAGCTTTAGGACGGCCTGGGAAGATACCAAATATGAACTTTATTTAGCCGACAAAAAGAACTATCAATTAACTAATGATGACTTGAGAAAGATAGCTGTTCGTGCGTACACATTGAACACTTACCGTCAACTTAATAACAAAATGCGTTATGGTCTGTGTGACTACAGGACTGACTTTGGTCTGACCTCTTTGCACTTTCTGATCACAGATGCCATACAAACCCTCAACCCTCAGGGCAAATGTGAAACCACATACCGTTTCTCCAGAGATcactttaaaattaaaagtaaatttGTGCGCTTTGGCAGTTTTACTTCTTCCACACGTGACCCCACACTGGGgagtgagtttggaagagaAACTTGTTTTGTCATCACAACCTGCCACGGTGCACATATAGCCCCCATATCAGCGTATCCAAAAGAAGATGAAGTGCTAATACCTCCTTATGAAAGGTTTATAAAGAAGCCACTACCTGTGGGTTTTCGTAAACACAACGAGCACCTGAAAGATTGTGGAACTATTCTCAAACTGGAAAGTGTGGGAAAAGTGAGTAAGATGAAGTGTGATTTAGTCAAATTTAAGCCAAAATACCCCATCTGCAACCTCTAG